Proteins from a single region of Hordeum vulgare subsp. vulgare chromosome 6H, MorexV3_pseudomolecules_assembly, whole genome shotgun sequence:
- the LOC123405785 gene encoding uncharacterized protein LOC123405785 has product MSHDASIQAANETHYVPTLPWFPRPSPVDSYNAFHIPPWIRSPTTATHRPMHHRLGGFIPLLRLLADAPGSSCTSSPPSRWHQQRHVGCCSPLSATPASKLFQNASPIGPNFTCMEVVLLQRALSSPNRPPIAAAAPHKFLPILLRAAPATGSTSALEYAHCAFPQYHVVCCYMPLLVFMMRP; this is encoded by the exons ATGTCGCACGATGCCTCGATCCAGGCCGCAAATGAAACCCACTACGTCCCCACGCTGCCCTGGTTTCCCCGACCTTCACCAGTAGATAGCTACAACGCATTCCATATCCCACCGTGGATCCGGTCGCCGACCACCGCCACCCACCGCCCGATGCATCACCGCCTTGGTGGATTCATTCCGCTCCTCCGTCTCCTGGCTGATGCCCCTGGCTCATCTTGCACCTCATCTCCTCCCTCACGTTGGCATCAACAAAGACATGTGGGTTGCTGCAGTCCACTTAGTGCCACACCAGCCAGTAAACTCTTCCAAAACGCATCTCCAATCGGCCCCAATTTCACGTGCATGGAGGTGGTGCTGCTCCAACGAGCTCTTTCGTCCCCAAACCGTCCACCGATTGCGGCTGCTGCACCACACAAGTTCCTACCCATC CTTCTGCGTGCTGCCCCAGCTACCGGTTCGACCTCTGCACTGGAGTATGCACATTGCGCGTTTCCCCAGTATCATGTCGTCTGCTGCTACATGCCGCTGCTGGTCTTCATGATGCGTCCCTGA